The nucleotide window TATTTACAATGTATTCACAATGTATTCACAATGTATTTACAATGTATTCACAATGTATTCACAATGTATTCACAATGTATTTACAATGTATTTACAATGTATTCACAATGTATTTACAATGAATTCACAATGTATTTACAATGTATTTACAATGTATTCACAATGTATTCACAATGTATTTACAATGTATGTAAATACATTGTGAATGCATTGTAGATACATTGTAAATACATTGTGATCCATTAATTGTCATTGTTATCTTCCTGTCTTTCTATCTTAGGTCCCCTCAGTGTAGATGGTGTCAATGTGACAGGGCAAAATGAGACCAGTATAACTTTGCAGTGGAACAAAGTGAATGGAACAGGGATCACTTATGAACTGCAGAACACCACTGGGACTAATACTATCATCCTTGTATCTGATAAAAGTGAAATAGTTACATACATAGTATCACCTCTCACTGCTGGGACAAAATATGAGTTCACTCTCTTCACTTTGTTTGAAGGTGTCAGGAGTATTGATGGAAGTAAATTATCTGCAGTCACTGgtaagttgttgttttttttgggggggggggggggtgatacTGGATTGTCTTTTAGTATTTTCATGGATCACTCGTGTGAGATACATTAAATACTGATATATCTATagccttaaaaaatatatatggtttATCTTCACACAAATattttgattaaataaaatattgACATTTTAGATTTGGATTCATGCATTATAACTCTGGAATCGTCTGATACTGAATAGTTATTGGGATTGTATAAAATCAGACATGTACAGTAGTCATTTTTGAAGTGGTCCATTGACTGTGTTGATTGGTTAtgtgtcttctctctgtctctctgtattagCTCCCCTCAATGTTGAGGCTGTGACTGTAACAGAGTCAGACCGCACTGAGACCAGCATAACTCTGGAGTGGAAAAAGCCGGCGAATGGAGTCTCCAGTTATGTGCTGCAGTTCGGCGATAAGGGAAATATACCAATTAATAAATTAGGAGAAACAGTGACACATCAAGTTTCATCTCTCGATGCTGGGAAAAGATATGTCTTCACCctcttcactgtgtttgaaggtatCAAGAGCAGTGGAGAAAGCAACTTCACAGTAACaagtaaatgtgattttttttaccTTGATTTCCAATTACAATCTCACAGTTCTTACCCTACAATTATCCAATCAGTTGTTTTATGTGGCTACAGTGATAGTTAGCTCTTCAAGTTGGtcccactttatttggatagtggtctagagttttataTACTATTTAGAAGGGTTgaatctaaactcagcaaaagtATTGCCTGAATAACACACTCATTTCACACATAAAAACATAATTGAATCCTTAAATGTGAAAGCTATTAACAGAAGTCCCTTGCTTTTCCCTGCAGAAATATTTTGTTCTGCTTTACACTGGGAGGTCACCAACTCATCCATTCAGACTGTGCTCCAGTCCAGTGAAGTCTCCTATGGACAGGCAAATAATGGAAGTCAAACTGGAGAACACGTCAGCCCTAACAATGGCAATCTGTCATTCATTCACCTTTACCCTGGCGCAGTTTACAACGTGACTCTTTGGTTTAGACAGGATTCTAAAAAACTTCTTATGTGTGAACACATGGAGACTGTGGGTGAGTCAGTCTTTTACTTTGTCAAGGTGACCTATTTTGTTTAGTCCACTTTTCCACTAATTATATTAGTAGTCTAGCATTGATTTATTATGGTACACCTGTAGGATAGTGACTTTAGCAGGGAGTTAATGTGACATCTTCCTTTTTTGTTTTAATCAGTTCCTCCAGCGCTGATAAGTCCAAGATGTGACTATTTGTCTGGTGGCTACGCTTTCTCTCTGGCCTGGGATGTGCCGGAGGGAATATGGACAAGTGTGGAGGTGAATGTGACTGGGAAAAGCCCTCAGACGGTGAAGGGAGTGTGTGTGATGAAGGCAGACATCGATGGGGTTCAACCTGCCCAGACCTATCCAGTGTCTTTGGCATTAATCTCTGGGCCTCGGATGAGTAAGGCTGTCTCTTTCAGCTGTAATACAGACCCAAGAGGTGAGTGAGCCTGGCATTTATCTTTAACTCATGTTAAAAGGTTCAACGATTGGTCAATGATATCTGTATTACCACCGATAACAGTATCTACACACAGCATGATGTGATATAGCTGCCATGCCTTCTGCTGGCAGAAAACCATGGGATCTCACCTGCTTCCTGTATTCAAAATGGAGAGCTTTTATATCTTGTTTTATATGATATTTTGATACTAAATGTGTGTTGGTCAGTAGGCTTATGTTGCTCAGTATCCGTGGAAGAACAGACCATTGTTATTATGATGATTACTCTTACATGTTTAGAAGTAGGCCTATAACCTATTTATTAACATGTCATGCCCTAAACTCTCATACTAAGCCCAGGTTTCTTCCCTATAGGGGTCATTGCAGGGTCAGTCATGGCTGTGCTGCTACTCTGCCTTCTGGTTTGTCTGGTTTTCTTCATATGGCGTCAGAAGCCAGACATGTTCAGGTTGGTGCTGCTGCCTTCACAATGGTGTTAGATAGGGAAACCATTTGGAATCAATAATCAATGCTTTTCTTTTTCCTTTTCCAATAGCCGGCCCAAGTCGTTGTTTGTGGAATCCAAACTAGCCAGCAATAAATTAAAGTATGTACAGTATACAGTTCATTTTCAGTATTTACGAGTCAGGTTTAGCCTTAAACTCAACCCTTTAGCAACTATGTATAGCAAGGCCAATGACACGTGCATTCGACATCACAGCTGTTAATAACCGTAACGACTTTGAACTATTCAACTGAGAACTTACTATCTTCTCTTTTCCCAGAGCTATTCCCATGGGGAAATTTCCAGACCACTTCCACAGAATGAGCGCTGACACGAACAGAGGATTCAGTGAGGAGTATGAGGTAGCTATAAGGATAACATGCTTTCTCTGTTTGTTTTCATCATGGTGTTGGTAATGCAAAGTAGTTGGGCGATCGTCCAACGTTGTATTCCCTGTGTTTTTATTTTGTCATCTTGTAATTATTTTGTCATCTTTGTCATCCATCCGTTTGTCTGTTCATAAGCCTTTAGCTGACCCTTCTGAGTATGTAAACATAAATGAGTTTTTCTTTACATTATGATCTATGGTTTATATCTCTATGCAGGACTTCATCCCTGTTGGCACAGAGCAGACTAGAAAAGCAGCCCTTCTGGAggagaacaagaacaagaaccgCTTCACCAATGTACTGCCATGTAAGTGTATTCTGGCTGCTATTTCTGCACGTATGAACAACATACAGTTGTTGAATTGACGTCACCACTTGTTATTGCAATAGTTTAACTTTGTGTCAGCCAATTGACCAAGTATAATAGGGTGGATCAGATATCCCTCAGATTCCAGGCGGAGTTTTGGCTTAATCACCCCACTTGCAGATTTTATACAGTTAGAGGTTATAGTTTTAAATGGTTATAATCCTCAAAGTGAAGTTGTTAAATCATCAAGCGTTTTaaatcctttctctctctctccagatgactgGTGTCGGGTGAAGCTAACCAAGCTAAACCAAAACATGAGCTCTGACTACATAAATGCCAATCACATGCCTGTAGGTACAGCAGCATGTCAGTCACTGATTTCCTAATAAAGAGCAATGTCCATATCAGTCCTAGATATCCTATATAGGTATTCTTACTCTGACTGCAGTAAGTAGATCAGTACTAGAATTATCTACTATACTGATCTGAACCTTGATAGCCTACTGTAAAAGGCCCACTTACGGTAAAGGCTTGGCTTGAAACAAAGGTCAACTTTAAGTTATTTGCCGGTACACGTTCTTCAATACATCGCCACACAACCCTTTATGTAAGTTATAAAATGTCATAATGTAATAATATTCTAGTGTCACGTTACAATATCGCTGAATCATATGATGCCTTAGAGGAACTTCTTACACCTATAAATGTTTACACATCTGAGGCATTAAAAATGACTATAAATAGAATAGGTGTGTTTTGTTAACCCTGATGCTTTTTGTCGCAGGGCTACGGTAACAGCAGACAGTACATCGCTGCACAGGGTCCCCTGCCCACCACCGTCAACGACTTCTGGAGAATGATCTGGGAGCAAAGGGTAAAGGGTGTGGTCATGGTAACCAACTGCACCGAAGGAGGGAGGGTGAGTCCTGTTGGAGTCCGAGTTAATGTGTTTGCTTTGCATTGGGTGTGTGGAGAATGTGGTGAcatcacagataaacagtcatagaaatagaatcactaGAACGGGCAAAGACCCTCAGAACATGGCAATTTGACAGATTAGATTCTATGTACTGTATTTATATAGATTGatatatatatagtatttatATAGATTATATACATTGACCTATTCTGGCTGTGTCTCCCTAGAGTAAATGTGAGCAGTACTGGCCTTTGGACTACACCCCTTGCCTGTACGGAGACCTGTTGGTAACAGTCCGGTCCGAGAAGAGGGAAACCAACTGGACACTGCGGGAGTTTGTAGTGAAAAATGTAAGTATAGTGCTTGTTCTACTTATGGAACCTGGGTCatcgtgttcagtagggcacacagTTGCAGAACTTTCTGCTACAAAAAATGAAAATCTCTGATCTTACTGTTTCAaaatgttttctccctactgaacaCCACCCTGGACAAGGTTTTCAGTGCATGCTCTGCTTACTACCTGTGTGAATGTCGCCTCtgcatctacatttacattacatttgagtcatttagcagacatcacagttgaagtcggaagtttacatacaccttagccaaatacatttaaactcagtttttcacaattcctgacatttaatcctagtaaaaattccctgtcttaggtcagttaggatcaccactttattttaagaatgtgaaatgtcagaataatagtagagagaattacttatttcagcttttatttatttcatcacattcccagtgggtcagaagtttacatacactctattagtatttggtagcattgcctttaaattgtttaacttgggtcaaacgttttgggtagccttccacaagattcccacaataagttgggtgaattttgacccattcgtcctgacagagctggtgtaactgagtcaggtttgtaggcctccttgctcgcacatgctttttcagttctgcccacaaatgttctataggattgaggtcatggctttgtgatggccactccaatacctttactttgttgtccttaagccattttgccacaactttggaagtatgcttggggtcattctccatttggaagacccatttgcgaccaaactttaacttcctgattgatgtcttgagatgttgcttcaatatatccacataattttccttcctcatgatgccatctattttgtgaagtgccccagtccctcctgcagcaaagcacccccatggcatgatgctgccacccccgtgcttcacggttgggatggtgttctttggcttgcaagccccccctttttcctccaaacataacgatggtcattatggccaaacagttctatttttgtttcatcagtccagaggacatttctccaaaaagtacgatctttgtccccatgtgcagttgcaaatcgtagtctggcttttttatggtggttttggagcagtggcttcttccttgctgagcggcctttcaggttatgtcgatataggactcgttttactgtggatatagatacttttgtaaccgtttcctccagcatcttcacaaggtcctttgctgttgttctgggattgattttcacttttcgcaccaaagtacgttcatctgtaggagacagaccgcgtctccttcctgagtggtatgacggctgcgtggtcccatggtgtttatagttgcgtactattgtttgtacagatgaacgtggtaccttcaggcgtttggaaattgctaccaaggatgaaccagacttgtggaggtctacaattttttttctgaggtcttggctgatttcttttgattttcccatgatgtcaagcaaagaggcactgagtttgaaggtaggccttgaaatacatctacaggtatacctccaattgactcaaatgatgtcaattagcctatcagaagcctctaaaccaggggtgtcaaactcattttagctcaggaaaatctattcccaagtgggccggaccggaaaaatcatggtatatataacttaaaaacaacaacttcagattgttttctttgttttaatacgatcaacatacaacataaagctggagcctgaggacagtgtgtccaaaatagtacaagcacaacatcactattaatcataaaacacgtcaagtttatttgaaaattctaaagaaaaagaacacacaaacacacaatgcctcagtgattcacagaagtatatcacagatcacagaactatatcagggtgtcatttctcaggcagaaatgtagataaaaataatgaaatcctgttccccaaacaagtgcaagaaccacagagtcaagaataggttaaatatacaaataaaataaaatcaattaaaaacaatagcatatcaacataaaaacatataaacataaagctggagcctgaggacagtgtccaaaagcacaacatcactattaatcataaaacacctcaagttatttgaaagttctgaggacaaagaacacacaaacacacaatgcctcagtgattcacagaagtatatcacagatcacagaactatatcagggtgtcatttctcaggcagaaatgtagataaaaataatgaaatcctgttccccaaacaagtgcaagaaccacagagtcaagaataggttaaatatacaaataaaataaaaacaattaaaaacaataggacatcaacataaaaacatataaacataaagctggagcctgaggacagtgtccaaaagcacaacatcactattaatcataaaacacctcaagttatttgaaagttctgaggacaaagaacacacaaacacacaatgcctcagtgattcacagaagtatatcacagatcacagaactagatcagggtgtcatttctcaggcaaaaatgtagataaaaataatgaaatcctgttccccaaacaagtgcaagaaccacagagtcaagaataggttaaatatacaaataaaataaaatcaattaaaaacaatagcacatcaacataaaaacatataaacataaatctgaaagcgttgctcaaactcccgtaacagtcccgttattttatctttgaaccgcttcatgtctgccacatgttgggtcgcgcacacgtttttcagacaggggaagtgagctgcatcaccaccggcaagttgcgtctcccacaatgacagcttcaacttgaaagaacgtatgctgtcataatactgcgtgacaactttgttgcgcccttgcagctgtttgttcaagttattcaggtgctctgtaacatccaccataaatgcaaggtcctgcatccattctgcggaatgaaattctaacactggtttgcccttttcttccatgaactgttcaatttcttctcgtaaatcaaagaaacgcctcagcacagcacctcggcttaaccatcttacctcagtgtggtatggcaggccatagatgtggtctttctctctgagaaggctgtcaaactgacggtgattcaggcttctggatcggatgaaattaacagtttggatgaccaccttcatgacgttatccatctttaatgacttgcaacacaaagcctcctggtgcaaaatacagtgaaaagtcaaaaaatcacgtcctccatttgcagattgcactttctctctgaactttgtcacaacgcctgcttttttcccgatcattgagggcgcaccatctgtagccaggctgacagcggggaccagtccactccgaccctgtccagcgcgccgacgagtgcggtaaaaatatcagctgctgtcgttgtatctgtcatcggcaccaactccacgaactcctcggtgacggtcaatgtgtcatcaactccgcggatgaaaatggccagttgtgcaacatctgtaatgtccgtgctttcatcaattgcaaccgaaaacgcaataaatgactttacttttgcttcaactggctgtccaaatccactgaaagatcggaaatcctgtctgcaactgtgtttcttgtcaggctgatatttgcaaaagcctgccgcttttcagggcacacaatctccgctgccttcatcatgcatgtttttacaaattcaccctcactaaatggttttgaagcaactgcgatttcattagcaatgaggtagctagctttcactgcagcgtcactgatgtctcggctgtgagtaaacacagactgctgtttcttcagacccgccaacagttcattcaccttctctcatctccgctgtccttgaaagttgtcatatttgtcggcatgaagactcacatagtggcgacgaaggttatattctttcagcactgcaacatgctctgaacacaccaaacatacagctttcccattcaattccgtgaataaataggatgaccatttttcttggaacactctgcgtccacttttctcttttttgacagagacatattggggcaatgagggtgccaaagcacataatgttaaaagtagaagccataataaatattgcgggcaaaacaaagtagctcattggctgcacgtgcttgacctacttgctctgccccggtataaacagtttgcttgcttaacacaattgctattgcgccatccagtggacgcaattggaacagcagtttattttattgaaaaattgcagcgcatttttatactttacaaaattattattattattatttttgttaattttttttcaaaatcatctcgcgggcctgatccggcccgcgggccggacgtttgacacccctgctctaaagccatgacatcattttctggaattttccaagctgtttaaaggcacagtcaacttagtgtatgtaaacttctgaccccctggaattgtgatacagtgaattataagttaaataatctgtctgtaaacaattgttggaaaaatgacttgtgtcatgcacaaagtagttgtcctaaccgacttgccaaaactatagtttgttaacaagaaatttgtggagtggttgaaaaacgtgttttaatgactccaacctaagtgtatgtaaacttctgacttcaactg belongs to Coregonus clupeaformis isolate EN_2021a chromosome 1, ASM2061545v1, whole genome shotgun sequence and includes:
- the LOC121566944 gene encoding receptor-type tyrosine-protein phosphatase H, whose amino-acid sequence is MVWSSSLAMGLSHVIMCLCVTGVWCQVTPLSLNTTTTISPTTPKPTPANVGHVTVIGRNETSITLQWNEVNGTGITYELKFSNGSNTTNPVSDGNGTVTYTVSPLTAGTEYNFTLFTVSEGGSSIGYNFLAVTAPANVGNVTVIGQDETSITLEWEKVSGTGITYELKFSNGTNTTISVSDGNGTVIYTVSPLTAGTEYNFTLFTMFKEVPSRAYNFIAVTRPLSVDGVNVTGQNETSITLQWNKVNGTGITYELQNTTGTNTIILVSDKSEIVTYIVSPLTAGTKYEFTLFTLFEGVRSIDGSKLSAVTAPLNVEAVTVTESDRTETSITLEWKKPANGVSSYVLQFGDKGNIPINKLGETVTHQVSSLDAGKRYVFTLFTVFEGIKSSGESNFTVTKIFCSALHWEVTNSSIQTVLQSSEVSYGQANNGSQTGEHVSPNNGNLSFIHLYPGAVYNVTLWFRQDSKKLLMCEHMETVVPPALISPRCDYLSGGYAFSLAWDVPEGIWTSVEVNVTGKSPQTVKGVCVMKADIDGVQPAQTYPVSLALISGPRMSKAVSFSCNTDPRGVIAGSVMAVLLLCLLVCLVFFIWRQKPDMFSRPKSLFVESKLASNKLKAIPMGKFPDHFHRMSADTNRGFSEEYEDFIPVGTEQTRKAALLEENKNKNRFTNVLPYDWCRVKLTKLNQNMSSDYINANHMPGYGNSRQYIAAQGPLPTTVNDFWRMIWEQRVKGVVMVTNCTEGGRSKCEQYWPLDYTPCLYGDLLVTVRSEKRETNWTLREFVVKNKDTSEERPVKHFHFTAWPDHGVPEGTAALIQFRGLVRQHIESRENTGPTVVHCSAGVGRTGTIIALDVMLQQLEREKAVGIAAFLHKMRLSRPLMVQTESQYIFLHQCIMDSLEPKEKMIQEALYENSDLIYANATALREFQAGNPKVLR